A stretch of Desulfuromonas acetexigens DNA encodes these proteins:
- the mtnA gene encoding S-methyl-5-thioribose-1-phosphate isomerase: protein MAIKPIEYRDGVCRMIDQRLLPTEEVWRDYFDYQGVAEAIRTMVVRGAPAIGVAAAFGAWFGARDIDEEDFDRFFARFEKVCATLAATRPTAVNLSWALERMKNFAKANSSYPVADIKIVLEYEAMAIADEDIRVNMAMGRHGQELIPDGARVLTHCNAGALATGGFGTALGVLRAAQLAGKNISVLADETRPFLQGARLTAWELQKDNIPVTLICDNMAGYLMSKGEIDCVIVGADRIAANGDTANKIGTYTVAVLAKEHGLPFYVAAPTSTIDMSLADGSLIPIEERDAREVTHCGDKQIAPSGVAVRNPSFDVTPARLISAIITEWGIARGDYGEGLKTLMSRVR, encoded by the coding sequence ATGGCCATAAAACCTATCGAATACCGTGACGGCGTCTGCCGGATGATTGACCAGCGTCTGCTGCCGACCGAAGAGGTTTGGCGGGATTATTTCGATTACCAGGGGGTCGCCGAGGCGATCCGCACCATGGTCGTGCGCGGTGCGCCGGCCATCGGCGTGGCGGCGGCCTTCGGTGCCTGGTTCGGCGCGCGCGACATCGACGAGGAAGATTTCGACCGTTTTTTCGCCCGCTTCGAAAAGGTCTGCGCGACGCTGGCGGCAACCCGGCCGACAGCGGTCAATCTCAGTTGGGCGCTGGAGCGGATGAAAAACTTCGCCAAGGCGAACAGCTCCTATCCGGTGGCGGACATAAAAATCGTCCTCGAATATGAGGCGATGGCCATCGCCGATGAGGATATCCGCGTGAACATGGCCATGGGCCGCCACGGCCAGGAACTGATCCCCGATGGGGCGCGGGTGCTCACCCACTGCAATGCCGGGGCGCTGGCCACCGGTGGCTTCGGCACCGCCCTTGGCGTGCTCCGCGCTGCCCAGTTGGCGGGCAAGAACATTTCGGTGCTGGCCGACGAGACGCGCCCCTTCTTGCAGGGCGCCCGGCTGACCGCCTGGGAGTTGCAGAAGGACAACATCCCCGTCACCCTGATCTGCGACAATATGGCCGGCTACCTGATGAGCAAGGGGGAGATCGACTGCGTCATCGTCGGCGCCGACCGCATTGCCGCCAACGGCGACACCGCCAACAAGATCGGCACCTACACCGTGGCGGTGCTGGCGAAGGAGCACGGCCTCCCCTTCTATGTCGCCGCGCCGACCTCAACCATCGACATGAGCCTGGCCGACGGCAGCCTGATCCCCATCGAAGAGCGGGATGCCCGCGAGGTGACCCACTGCGGCGATAAGCAGATCGCCCCGAGCGGCGTGGCGGTACGCAATCCTTCCTTCGATGTGACACCGGCCCGGCTCATTTCCGCCATCATCACCGAATGGGGGATCGCGCGCGGCGACTATGGCGAGGGGCTCAAGACCCTCATGTCCCGGGTGCGCTGA
- a CDS encoding nucleotidyltransferase domain-containing protein, which yields MADERLIFGLAERHYADMAEIFRRYPQIEQVLIFGSRAKGTDKPWSDFDLAVVAPNLSDRDFSRLWNEIDDLPLVFKLDLLHWDKLGEIPLKEKIVQEGRRFYPLPEKQ from the coding sequence ATGGCTGACGAACGGCTGATTTTCGGCCTGGCCGAACGGCACTATGCCGACATGGCGGAGATCTTCCGACGCTATCCCCAGATCGAACAGGTGCTCATCTTCGGCTCCCGCGCCAAGGGCACCGACAAACCCTGGTCCGACTTCGACCTGGCAGTCGTCGCCCCGAACCTGAGCGACCGTGACTTCTCCCGACTCTGGAACGAGATCGACGACCTGCCCCTGGTCTTCAAGCTCGACCTGCTACACTGGGACAAACTGGGGGAGATCCCGCTGAAGGAAAAGATCGTTCAGGAAGGACGGCGGTTTTATCCGTTGCCGGAAAAACAATAA
- a CDS encoding nucleotidyltransferase substrate binding protein, producing MDKARLQERIGDYLKALTQLEKAAALPKDEFVRDSVIQRFEFTHELSWKMLKLKLEAEGLPVRTPRETVQEALQAGLIEDGNLWTDMQKKRNLTSHTYHEKLADDVYDFVVGRGLPLFRQLAEKCRTWLTNG from the coding sequence ATGGATAAAGCTCGGCTACAGGAACGCATCGGCGACTATCTCAAGGCGCTGACGCAACTGGAAAAAGCGGCGGCGCTGCCCAAGGATGAATTCGTCCGCGACTCGGTCATTCAACGCTTCGAGTTCACCCACGAACTGAGCTGGAAGATGTTGAAGCTGAAGCTCGAAGCGGAAGGACTGCCGGTGCGGACCCCGCGCGAAACGGTACAGGAGGCGTTGCAGGCCGGACTGATCGAGGACGGCAATCTCTGGACCGATATGCAGAAGAAACGCAACCTCACCAGCCATACCTACCACGAAAAGCTGGCCGACGACGTGTACGACTTCGTTGTCGGGCGAGGGTTGCCCCTTTTTCGACAACTCGCCGAGAAATGCCGGACATGGCTGACGAACGGCTGA
- the gatB gene encoding Asp-tRNA(Asn)/Glu-tRNA(Gln) amidotransferase subunit GatB translates to MKSKYEVVIGLEVHVQLTTKTKIFCGCPTEFGQAPNSQTCPVCLGLPGALPVLNKQVVEYAIRTGLATHCTIAPRSVMARKNYFYPDLPKGYQISQFELPICEHGHLEIETEEGGPKTIGITRIHMEEDAGKLIHGDTPETVGASFVDLNRACTPLLEIVSEPDMRSSDEAIAYLKKLHQIVVYLGVCDGNLEQGSFRCDANVSIRPWGQKELGTRAELKNINSFRFIKQAIEYEIERQIEVIEDGGKVVQETRLFDANAGTTRSMRGKEEAHDYRYFPDPDLVPIVVSPEWIESARQELPELPEAKQERFVREYGLSLYDAEVLTAERAMGDYFDACVRLHDDGKACANWVMGEVQRRLNDEGISIAKAPVSPELLVGMLKRIDDNTISGKIAKTVFDAMWTSGKSADTIIDEQGLKQVTDTGAIEAIIDQIITANPGQVEEYRGGKEKVFGFFVGQVMKASQGKANPAAVNELLKKKLQG, encoded by the coding sequence ATGAAATCCAAATATGAAGTCGTCATCGGACTGGAAGTCCACGTCCAGTTGACCACCAAGACCAAGATCTTCTGTGGCTGTCCGACCGAATTTGGACAGGCGCCCAACTCCCAGACCTGCCCGGTCTGCCTGGGTCTGCCCGGCGCCCTGCCGGTGCTCAACAAGCAGGTGGTGGAATACGCCATCCGTACCGGCCTGGCGACCCATTGCACCATCGCCCCCCGCTCGGTCATGGCGCGCAAAAACTACTTCTATCCCGACCTGCCCAAGGGCTATCAGATCAGCCAGTTCGAGCTGCCGATCTGCGAGCACGGGCATCTGGAGATCGAAACCGAGGAAGGCGGCCCGAAAACCATCGGCATCACCCGCATCCACATGGAAGAGGACGCCGGCAAGCTCATCCACGGCGACACCCCGGAGACCGTCGGCGCCTCCTTCGTCGACCTCAACCGCGCCTGCACGCCGCTGCTGGAGATCGTCTCCGAGCCGGACATGCGCTCTTCCGACGAAGCCATCGCCTATCTGAAGAAGCTGCATCAAATCGTAGTTTACCTTGGCGTCTGCGACGGCAATCTCGAACAGGGCTCCTTCCGCTGCGACGCCAACGTCTCCATCCGTCCCTGGGGGCAAAAGGAACTCGGCACCCGCGCCGAGCTGAAAAACATCAACTCCTTCCGCTTCATCAAGCAGGCCATCGAGTACGAAATCGAGCGGCAGATCGAGGTGATCGAGGACGGCGGCAAGGTGGTGCAGGAAACCCGCCTGTTCGACGCCAACGCCGGTACGACCCGCTCCATGCGCGGCAAGGAAGAGGCCCACGACTACCGCTACTTCCCCGATCCCGACCTGGTCCCCATCGTCGTCTCCCCCGAGTGGATCGAGAGCGCCCGTCAGGAACTGCCGGAACTGCCGGAAGCCAAGCAGGAGCGTTTTGTCCGCGAATACGGCCTGTCGCTCTACGACGCCGAAGTGCTCACCGCCGAGCGCGCCATGGGCGATTACTTCGACGCCTGCGTGCGGCTCCACGATGACGGCAAGGCCTGCGCCAACTGGGTGATGGGCGAGGTCCAGCGTCGCCTCAACGACGAAGGGATTTCCATCGCCAAGGCCCCGGTCTCACCGGAACTTCTGGTCGGGATGCTCAAACGCATCGACGACAACACCATCTCCGGCAAGATCGCCAAGACCGTCTTCGACGCCATGTGGACAAGCGGCAAGAGCGCCGACACCATCATCGACGAGCAGGGACTCAAGCAGGTCACCGACACCGGGGCGATCGAAGCGATCATCGACCAGATCATCACCGCCAACCCCGGTCAGGTCGAGGAATACCGAGGCGGCAAAGAAAAGGTCTTCGGCTTCTTCGTCGGCCAGGTCATGAAAGCCAGCCAGGGCAAAGCCAACCCGGCTGCGGTGAACGAGCTGCTGAAGAAGAAACTGCAAGGTTAA
- the gatA gene encoding Asp-tRNA(Asn)/Glu-tRNA(Gln) amidotransferase subunit GatA yields MELTDLTIHGLHQRLLRREITSLELTEAFLARIEASNPQLNAFITVTGDSARQAAAAADKLLSSECGERKFGPLNGIPLALKDIFVTEGVRTTCASKILDNFIPPYDGTAVRKLKEQGAVILGKLNMDEFAMGSSNETSAFGPVRNPWNLDCVAGGSSGGSAASVAALQTVAALGTDTGGSIRQPASHCGVVGLKPTYGRVSRYGVIAYASSLDQVGPVTRDVEDCAILLGAVAGHDRADSTSVNRAVPDYRKNLRQGIKGMKIGLPKEYFIDGLDPEVRQATDEAIRVCREMGAEFVEVSLPHTAYAVACYYLVATAEASSNLSRYDGVRFGLRVDEGQGLIDMYMKSRAAGFGDEVKRRIMLGTYALSSGYYDAYYLKAQKVRTLIRQDFLDAFNQVDVLLTPVAPTPAFKIGEKTADPLQMYLSDIFTIPVNLAGTCALSLPCGLSSAGLPIGLQLIGRPFGEETILQAAYAFEQATDWHKQAPNI; encoded by the coding sequence ATGGAACTGACGGATCTCACCATCCACGGCCTGCACCAACGACTGCTCAGGCGCGAGATCACCTCACTGGAGTTGACCGAGGCCTTTCTCGCCCGCATCGAAGCCAGCAACCCGCAACTCAACGCCTTCATCACCGTCACCGGCGACAGCGCCCGGCAGGCGGCCGCAGCGGCCGACAAACTGCTGTCCAGCGAGTGCGGCGAGCGCAAATTCGGCCCTCTGAACGGCATTCCCCTGGCGCTCAAAGACATCTTCGTCACCGAAGGGGTGCGCACCACCTGCGCCTCGAAAATCCTCGACAACTTCATCCCCCCTTATGACGGCACCGCCGTGCGCAAGCTCAAGGAGCAGGGGGCGGTGATTCTCGGCAAGCTGAACATGGATGAGTTCGCCATGGGCAGCTCCAATGAAACCAGCGCCTTCGGGCCGGTGCGCAACCCCTGGAATCTCGATTGCGTCGCCGGCGGCTCCTCCGGCGGCAGCGCGGCTTCGGTAGCGGCCCTGCAGACGGTGGCGGCCCTCGGCACCGATACCGGCGGCTCGATCCGTCAGCCCGCCTCCCACTGCGGCGTGGTCGGCCTCAAACCGACCTACGGCCGGGTCTCCCGCTACGGCGTCATCGCCTACGCCTCTTCCCTCGATCAGGTCGGCCCGGTCACCCGCGACGTGGAGGACTGCGCCATCCTGCTCGGCGCCGTCGCCGGTCACGACCGCGCCGACTCGACCTCGGTCAACCGGGCGGTGCCCGACTACCGGAAAAATCTCCGGCAAGGCATCAAAGGGATGAAGATCGGCCTGCCCAAGGAATATTTCATCGACGGCCTCGACCCCGAGGTGCGCCAGGCGACGGACGAAGCGATCCGTGTCTGCCGCGAGATGGGCGCCGAATTCGTCGAGGTCTCCCTCCCCCACACCGCCTACGCTGTGGCCTGCTACTATCTCGTCGCCACCGCCGAGGCGTCGAGCAACCTCTCCCGCTACGACGGCGTACGCTTCGGCCTGCGCGTCGACGAAGGGCAGGGGCTCATCGACATGTACATGAAGAGCCGCGCCGCCGGTTTCGGCGACGAAGTCAAGCGGCGCATCATGCTCGGCACCTACGCCCTCTCCTCGGGCTACTACGACGCCTACTACCTCAAGGCGCAAAAGGTGCGCACCCTGATCCGCCAGGATTTCCTCGACGCTTTCAATCAGGTCGACGTGCTCCTCACCCCGGTGGCGCCGACCCCGGCCTTCAAGATCGGCGAGAAGACCGCCGATCCCTTGCAGATGTACCTGTCGGACATCTTCACCATTCCGGTCAACCTCGCCGGCACCTGCGCCCTCAGCCTCCCCTGCGGCCTTTCCTCGGCCGGGCTGCCCATCGGCCTGCAGCTGATCGGACGGCCCTTCGGCGAGGAAACGATCCTGCAGGCGGCCTATGCTTTTGAGCAGGCGACGGACTGGCACAAGCAGGCGCCGAATATCTGA
- the gatC gene encoding Asp-tRNA(Asn)/Glu-tRNA(Gln) amidotransferase subunit GatC: MKITRLEVEQVARLSRLALEEAELAALTGQLDAILGYVDQLNELNTDGILPTAHAVPMENAFRPDQIAPALGAERALSNAPDAGNGCFRVPKVIE; this comes from the coding sequence ATGAAAATCACCCGCCTTGAGGTCGAACAGGTCGCCCGCCTCTCCCGCCTGGCTCTGGAAGAGGCCGAACTGGCAGCCCTCACCGGCCAACTGGACGCCATTCTCGGCTATGTCGACCAGCTCAACGAACTGAACACCGACGGCATCCTCCCCACGGCCCACGCCGTCCCCATGGAAAACGCTTTCCGTCCCGACCAGATCGCGCCGGCCCTCGGCGCCGAGCGGGCGTTGAGCAACGCGCCGGATGCCGGCAACGGCTGTTTCCGGGTGCCCAAGGTCATCGAATAA
- a CDS encoding OmpA family protein: protein MKKLIVLLLASTLVAAGCAAPQTKTSKGALIGTGVGAAAGAGLGQAIGGDTEGTLIGAGIGALVGGLAGGSFGRYMDNQEAAMRQQLAYTESASIQRQAETLAVTFKSDVLFDVGSSAIKPGGMTELNRVAQVLNQYPQTTILIAGHTDSTGAEDMNQRLSEQRALSVKNTLVGQGVDGMRMNTIGFGESKPIADNNTQAGQQLNRRVEITITPMQGAGAQG from the coding sequence ATGAAAAAATTGATAGTTTTGCTTTTAGCTTCAACTCTGGTAGCGGCGGGCTGCGCCGCACCCCAGACCAAGACCAGCAAGGGCGCCCTTATCGGCACCGGCGTCGGCGCTGCGGCGGGGGCCGGTCTCGGTCAGGCGATCGGCGGGGATACCGAGGGAACGCTCATCGGTGCCGGCATCGGCGCCCTGGTCGGCGGTTTGGCCGGCGGCTCCTTTGGTCGCTACATGGACAACCAGGAAGCGGCCATGCGGCAACAGCTGGCCTACACTGAAAGCGCCAGCATTCAGCGCCAGGCCGAAACCCTGGCCGTCACCTTCAAGTCGGACGTGCTCTTCGACGTAGGTTCCTCGGCGATCAAGCCGGGTGGCATGACCGAACTCAATCGCGTCGCCCAGGTGCTCAACCAGTATCCGCAAACCACCATCCTCATCGCCGGTCACACCGACAGCACTGGCGCCGAGGATATGAACCAGCGTCTTTCCGAACAGCGCGCCCTCTCGGTGAAGAACACCCTGGTTGGCCAGGGGGTGGACGGCATGCGCATGAACACCATCGGTTTCGGTGAGAGCAAGCCGATTGCCGACAACAACACCCAGGCTGGCCAGCAGCTGAACCGCCGGGTCGAAATCACCATCACCCCGATGCAGGGGGCCGGTGCCCAGGGCTAA
- the tatA gene encoding twin-arginine translocase TatA/TatE family subunit produces MFGLGTQELIIILILVLIIFGAGKLPQVGGALGKGLRNFKQGIKDDEDEKKKELEEKKDE; encoded by the coding sequence ATGTTTGGATTAGGCACGCAAGAACTGATCATCATCCTCATCCTCGTACTGATTATTTTCGGCGCCGGAAAACTCCCCCAGGTCGGCGGAGCGCTGGGCAAAGGCCTGCGCAATTTCAAGCAGGGGATCAAGGATGACGAAGATGAAAAGAAAAAGGAACTCGAAGAAAAGAAGGACGAATAG
- a CDS encoding molybdopterin molybdotransferase MoeA, producing the protein MLDYAHALRILLDTIRPLAPVEAPLADALGLVLAAPVQARWDLPPADNSAMDGYAFAHAGQRAGDSLRVSGFLPAGAVQKTALTPGEAVRIMTGAPLPPGADTVVPSEEVESAGDEIQLRKAPKLGDHVRLRGEEFVAGETLLAPGTAIHSGEIGLLAAAGVTRISVYPTPRVALLSTGDELVELGETPGPGQIINSNFHLLAARLREEGCAVIPLGIARDRAGELDEKIARGLAEADLLITTGGVSVGDRDLVQETLRRHDFRLGFWKVAIKPGKPVLFGTARSVPVLGLPGNPAASAATFELFARVALRRLGGHGDPLPPRLRAILTAPVKGGGKRQAFLWGSLTEAAGRYAFSPSSRQESGQTRSLQGSRALLPVPIGAPDLAPGEEVEVLLLRLPPGRATP; encoded by the coding sequence ATGCTCGACTACGCCCACGCCCTGCGCATCCTCTTGGACACTATCCGCCCCCTGGCGCCCGTGGAAGCCCCCTTGGCCGACGCCCTCGGCCTGGTTCTGGCCGCGCCGGTACAGGCCCGCTGGGATCTGCCGCCGGCGGACAACTCGGCGATGGACGGCTATGCCTTTGCCCATGCCGGGCAAAGGGCGGGGGATTCCTTGCGCGTCAGCGGTTTTCTGCCGGCCGGTGCCGTGCAGAAGACGGCCCTGACGCCTGGAGAGGCGGTGCGGATCATGACCGGCGCCCCCCTGCCGCCGGGAGCCGATACGGTGGTACCCAGCGAAGAGGTGGAAAGCGCGGGGGATGAAATTCAACTGCGAAAAGCGCCAAAACTGGGAGACCATGTACGTCTGCGGGGGGAGGAGTTTGTCGCGGGGGAGACGCTGCTTGCGCCCGGGACGGCGATTCATTCGGGGGAAATCGGTCTGCTTGCCGCCGCCGGCGTTACGCGGATTTCGGTGTATCCCACCCCCAGGGTGGCGCTCCTTTCCACCGGCGACGAACTGGTGGAACTGGGCGAGACGCCGGGGCCGGGGCAAATCATCAACTCCAACTTCCATCTGCTCGCCGCCCGTCTGCGCGAGGAAGGGTGCGCCGTCATCCCCCTGGGCATCGCCCGGGACCGGGCCGGGGAGCTGGATGAAAAGATCGCCCGGGGTCTGGCCGAGGCCGATCTGCTCATCACCACCGGCGGGGTCTCGGTGGGGGATCGCGACCTGGTGCAGGAGACGTTGCGCCGCCACGATTTCCGGCTCGGCTTCTGGAAGGTCGCCATCAAACCGGGCAAACCGGTCCTCTTCGGCACCGCCCGGAGCGTGCCGGTGCTGGGACTGCCGGGCAATCCGGCGGCCTCAGCGGCAACCTTCGAACTTTTTGCCCGGGTCGCCCTGCGCCGTCTCGGCGGCCACGGCGATCCCCTGCCGCCGCGCCTGCGCGCCATCCTGACCGCCCCGGTCAAGGGTGGCGGCAAGCGTCAGGCCTTCCTCTGGGGAAGCCTGACGGAAGCGGCGGGGCGTTACGCCTTCAGCCCCTCGTCGCGCCAGGAATCGGGACAGACGCGCAGCCTGCAGGGGAGCCGCGCCCTGCTGCCGGTTCCTATCGGCGCGCCCGACCTCGCCCCCGGGGAAGAGGTGGAAGTGCTCCTGCTGCGCCTGCCGCCGGGGCGCGCTACCCCTTGA
- the mobA gene encoding molybdenum cofactor guanylyltransferase, protein MTTAGLQQSMKTVPFPDVTGVILAGGRSRRMGRDKATLEIGGKALIAGISELFGRLFPQTLIAGDRPDLARPNLPAYADAYPGSALGGLHTGLRHAETPYIFVAACDMPFVDEELIRALLEHRFGYDVILPGTPEGLEPLIACYGQNCLPVIRRQLQAGNFRILDIYPELRMRIVGPEELPDNWRTALTNINTPADLANAVRDN, encoded by the coding sequence ATGACGACCGCCGGGCTGCAACAATCGATGAAAACTGTTCCCTTCCCCGATGTCACCGGCGTAATCCTCGCCGGCGGCCGCAGTCGGCGCATGGGCAGGGACAAGGCGACCTTGGAGATCGGCGGAAAAGCGTTGATCGCGGGGATCTCCGAGCTCTTCGGGCGGCTCTTTCCCCAAACGCTGATCGCCGGGGATCGCCCGGACCTGGCTCGTCCGAACCTCCCGGCCTACGCCGACGCCTATCCCGGCAGCGCCCTGGGCGGGCTACATACCGGGCTGAGGCACGCCGAGACGCCCTACATCTTCGTCGCCGCCTGCGATATGCCCTTTGTCGACGAGGAGCTGATTCGCGCCCTGCTCGAACACCGCTTCGGTTACGACGTCATCCTCCCCGGCACACCGGAAGGGCTGGAACCGCTGATCGCCTGCTACGGGCAAAACTGCCTGCCGGTCATCCGCCGTCAATTGCAGGCCGGAAACTTCCGTATTCTCGATATCTACCCCGAACTGCGGATGCGGATCGTCGGTCCGGAAGAACTGCCCGACAACTGGCGCACGGCCCTGACCAACATCAACACCCCGGCGGATCTGGCCAACGCCGTCCGCGACAACTGA
- the nrfD gene encoding NrfD/PsrC family molybdoenzyme membrane anchor subunit: protein MSFATVIPKRPGEMMWFGLLCLGMMAGAVGVVQVLVHGHDHVYNVSREIPWGILISTYVFFVVSSTGLCLVSSLGDVWGFEKFAIIGRRGHLLALLTLCTGFGTMAMELNHPIRMGLYAVISPNFTSAIWWMGALYGFYMVCLIFEFTSLMRGWTRLAFWSGLAGFFAAITAHSNLGAVFGLLEARHFWYGSYMPIYFIVSALASGAALTVLIVYFNHKARGIEMPPVYQEFMYTMGKLQALFLGILLFFVVWKIIPGLYGQPPEKYETTMAWITGPLAFNFWFFELGLGILIPLIIVANRRTRTVFGVMIAGLLSTIGIFFMRYDLVIAGQMVSMRPEAVEGASHGLLHYFPSLTEIGIVIGSICLCLFLYSLAERVFDLEGGHRH from the coding sequence ATGTCTTTTGCAACGGTAATACCCAAGCGCCCCGGCGAGATGATGTGGTTCGGCCTGCTCTGCCTGGGGATGATGGCAGGTGCGGTCGGAGTGGTCCAGGTGCTGGTCCACGGCCACGATCACGTCTACAACGTAAGCCGGGAAATTCCCTGGGGCATCCTCATCTCCACCTACGTCTTCTTCGTCGTCTCCAGCACCGGACTTTGCCTGGTGTCGAGCCTCGGCGACGTCTGGGGCTTCGAGAAGTTCGCCATCATCGGCCGCCGCGGCCACCTGCTCGCCCTGTTGACCCTGTGTACCGGTTTCGGCACCATGGCGATGGAACTGAACCACCCGATCCGCATGGGCCTCTACGCCGTTATCAGCCCCAACTTCACCTCGGCCATCTGGTGGATGGGTGCCCTCTACGGCTTCTACATGGTCTGCCTGATCTTCGAGTTCACCTCGCTGATGCGCGGCTGGACCCGCCTCGCCTTCTGGTCGGGCCTGGCCGGCTTCTTCGCCGCCATCACCGCCCACTCCAACCTGGGCGCGGTCTTCGGTCTGCTCGAAGCCCGTCATTTCTGGTACGGCTCGTACATGCCGATCTACTTCATCGTCTCGGCCCTGGCCTCGGGTGCGGCGTTGACCGTGCTCATCGTCTACTTCAACCACAAGGCGCGGGGGATCGAAATGCCCCCCGTCTATCAGGAATTCATGTACACCATGGGCAAGCTTCAAGCCCTCTTCCTCGGCATACTCCTCTTTTTCGTCGTCTGGAAGATCATTCCCGGCCTCTACGGTCAGCCGCCGGAGAAGTACGAAACAACCATGGCCTGGATCACCGGGCCGCTGGCCTTCAACTTCTGGTTCTTCGAATTGGGACTGGGCATTCTCATCCCGCTGATCATCGTCGCCAATCGTCGCACCCGCACCGTCTTCGGGGTGATGATCGCGGGGCTGCTCTCGACCATCGGTATCTTCTTCATGCGCTACGACCTGGTCATCGCCGGGCAGATGGTCTCCATGCGCCCCGAGGCGGTGGAAGGAGCAAGTCACGGACTGCTCCACTACTTCCCCTCCCTCACCGAAATCGGCATCGTCATCGGCTCCATCTGCCTCTGCCTCTTCCTCTATTCCCTGGCGGAGCGCGTCTTCGACCTGGAAGGCGGCCATCGTCACTGA
- a CDS encoding 4Fe-4S dicluster domain-containing protein has product MSNKRYAMVLDTRKCIDCKACTVACKAENHVPLGRENYRNWVMEEALRGRYPNLGQEFTPGQCMHCANTPCKRVCPTKATGVNADGIVTVENKKCIGCKYCMTACPYNARYYNEEIGAVDKCTFCEHRILTGREPACVETCPTRVRVFGDLNDPNSEVSLLLAKHPHRVMKPEMGTKPYLFYLI; this is encoded by the coding sequence ATGAGCAATAAACGCTACGCCATGGTCCTCGATACCCGCAAGTGTATCGACTGCAAGGCCTGCACCGTCGCCTGCAAGGCGGAAAACCATGTCCCCCTCGGCCGGGAAAACTACCGCAACTGGGTGATGGAAGAAGCCTTGCGCGGCCGCTATCCGAACCTCGGCCAGGAGTTCACTCCTGGGCAGTGCATGCACTGCGCGAACACCCCCTGCAAGCGGGTCTGCCCGACCAAGGCGACGGGAGTCAACGCCGACGGTATCGTCACTGTCGAAAACAAGAAGTGCATCGGCTGTAAATACTGCATGACCGCCTGCCCTTACAACGCCCGCTACTACAACGAGGAAATCGGCGCGGTCGATAAATGCACCTTCTGCGAACACCGCATTCTTACCGGCCGGGAGCCGGCCTGCGTCGAAACCTGCCCGACCCGGGTGCGGGTCTTCGGCGACCTCAACGACCCGAACAGCGAAGTCTCTCTCCTGCTGGCGAAACATCCCCATCGGGTGATGAAACCGGAGATGGGCACCAAGCCGTACCTTTTCTATCTGATCTAA